One Rhododendron vialii isolate Sample 1 chromosome 2a, ASM3025357v1 genomic region harbors:
- the LOC131316295 gene encoding uncharacterized protein LOC131316295, which produces MNFFKSVFTDDDPEHSDPQTAPTSPSNSQQSPHQQPDPNPNFPPAPTPSISSLTAAWSFGGMIKTLASKSESVLETYRRDLEEFGSGLKKETAVIREVAGRAVMDLPTSLEAGAAAAQESLESVGQVIDNLGVSVVEIISHGKDSLLDDGYTYSDGEHQLENDQNSSNLNSKPYSRIDAQIRAIQCDMNTYVKEVEDVEEFEEWKLGFKLGEKGGEIGDLIEENESIEEIFNEVVPGVVDEETFWGRYFYRVYKVKKAEEARAKLVKRAIAGEEEEVLSWDVDDDDYEESSGSKSKVEDLEMKIEERGSLGKVDDGFEAASEEKSLRSENNGENDDEKEVVFEAKSDDGGDERVDLDGGESSGDKLEGKSDEKLGSDGKTENGGSCKDDFSIVSSQPSMPEEEDLGWDEIEDTGNTDEIKATTSGSPNRSDLRKRLSAMDEEDLGWDIEDDDEPVKS; this is translated from the coding sequence ATGAATTTCTTCAAATCCGTCTTCACCGACGATGATCCAGAACACTCCGATCCCCAAACTGCCCCTACCTCCCCCTCCAATTCACAACAATCCCCACACCAGCAACCCGATCCAAATCCTAATTTTCCTCCCGCCCCGACCCCCTCAATCTCCTCCCTCACCGCCGCCTGGTCCTTCGGCGGCATGATCAAAACCCTAGCCTCCAAATCCGAGTCGGTCCTCGAGACCTACCGCCGCGACCTCGAGGAGTTCGGCTCCGGGCTGAAGAAGGAGACCGCGGTGATCCGAGAGGTCGCCGGGAGAGCGGTGATGGACCTCCCCACCTCGCTCGAGGCCGGGGCAGCCGCGGCCCAGGAGTCCCTCGAGTCGGTGGGCCAGGTGATAGACAATCTTGGGGTATCAGTGGTTGAGATCATATCTCACGGTAAGGACTCTTTGCTTGATGATGGTTATACTTATTCTGATGGCGAGCACCAACTTGAGAATGACCAGAATAGTAGCAACTTGAATTCGAAGCCGTATAGTAGGATTGATGCTCAGATTCGTGCTATTCAATGCGACATGAATACTTACGTTAAGGAAGTAGAGGATGTGGAGGAGTTTGAGGAGTGGAAACTAGGGTTTAAGTTGGGTGAGAAGGGTGGGGAGATTGGGGATTTGATCGAAGAGAATGAGTCGATCGAGGAGATTTTTAACGAGGTTGTTCCGGGTGTGGTTGACGAGGAGACGTTTTGGGGGAGGTATTTTTATAGGGTTTATAAGGTGAAGAAGGCGGAAGAGGCGAGAGCTAAGCTTGTGAAGAGGGCGATAGcgggagaagaggaggaggttttgagttgggatgttgatgatgatgattatgAGGAGAGCAGTGGATCTAAGTCGAAGGTTGAGGATTTGGAAATGAAGATTGAAGAGAGAGGTTCTTTGGGAAAAGTTGATGATGGGTTTGAGGCTGCAAGTGAGGAGAAGAGTTTAAGGAGTGAAAATAATGGTGAAAATGATGATGAAAAGGAGGTGGTTTTTGAAGCGAAAAGTGACGATGGGGGTGATGAGAGAGTGGATTTGGATGGGGGTGAATCGAGTGGCGACAAGTTGGAGGGAAAATCTGATGAGAAATTGGGTTCGGATGGGAAGACTGAGAATGGCGGATCGTGCAAAGATGACTTCTCTATTGTCTCAAGCCAACCATCAATGCCCGAGGAAGAAGATCTTGGGTGGGATGAGATTGAAGATACTGGGAACACTGATGAGATTAAGGCCACAACAAGTGGGAGTCCAAACAGATCTGATTTGCGAAAGAGGTTGAGTGCTATGGACGAAGAAGATCTTGGTTGGgatattgaagatgatgatgagcCTGTTAAGTCGTGA